From Candidatus Binataceae bacterium, the proteins below share one genomic window:
- a CDS encoding glutamate-5-semialdehyde dehydrogenase, which produces MSLEAETLDLLRRARAAARGLALSPTERKNRALAELAAILRERRGAIIAANAEDLARARAAGMAGAFVERLTLNDARVEAMARGVEEVAALADPVGEVIARWRRPNGLEISQVRVPIGVIAIIYESRPNVTIDAGVLGLKAGNAVVLRGGKEALSSNACLAGLVREALERAGVAREALSFVANPDREVVQILKRHPEALDLIIPRGGNTLKEALSGSAVPLLPHFDGICHTYVDRAADLKMAEEICFNAKCSRPSVCNAMETLLVHRDVAPRFLPALAARMERAGVELRGCERTRAVLPAAKPASEADWDTEYLDLILAIKVVDSLGEAIEFIARHGSGLADAIVTADKDAAARFQREVDSATVYVNASTRFTDGCEFGFGAETGISTNRLHARGPMGLRELTIYKYLIEGSGQVRN; this is translated from the coding sequence GTGAGCCTGGAAGCCGAAACTCTCGACCTGCTGCGCCGCGCGCGCGCCGCCGCGCGCGGCCTGGCGCTGAGCCCGACCGAACGGAAGAACCGCGCGCTGGCGGAGCTCGCCGCGATACTGCGCGAGCGGCGCGGTGCAATCATTGCGGCCAACGCCGAGGACCTCGCACGCGCACGGGCGGCCGGGATGGCGGGCGCGTTCGTCGAACGCCTGACGCTCAATGACGCGCGGGTCGAGGCGATGGCGCGCGGGGTGGAGGAGGTCGCCGCGCTGGCGGACCCGGTGGGCGAGGTGATCGCGCGATGGCGCCGGCCCAACGGGCTCGAAATCTCCCAGGTCCGCGTGCCCATCGGTGTGATCGCGATAATCTACGAGTCGCGCCCCAACGTCACAATTGACGCCGGCGTGCTGGGGCTCAAGGCCGGCAACGCGGTCGTGCTGCGCGGGGGCAAGGAGGCGCTAAGTTCCAACGCCTGCCTGGCCGGGCTTGTCCGCGAGGCGCTCGAGCGCGCCGGAGTTGCGCGCGAGGCGCTCAGCTTCGTCGCCAATCCCGACCGCGAGGTCGTCCAGATTCTGAAGCGCCATCCCGAGGCGCTCGACCTGATCATTCCACGCGGCGGCAACACGCTGAAGGAGGCGCTGAGCGGTTCGGCGGTGCCGCTGCTTCCGCACTTTGACGGCATCTGCCATACCTACGTCGATCGCGCCGCCGATCTGAAGATGGCCGAGGAGATCTGCTTCAACGCCAAGTGCAGCCGGCCGTCGGTGTGCAACGCGATGGAAACGTTGCTGGTGCATCGCGACGTCGCGCCGCGCTTTCTGCCCGCGCTGGCCGCGCGGATGGAGCGTGCGGGCGTCGAGCTGCGCGGATGCGAGCGCACGCGCGCCGTGCTGCCCGCGGCCAAACCGGCGTCCGAAGCCGACTGGGACACCGAATATTTGGACCTCATCCTTGCGATCAAGGTTGTCGATTCGCTTGGCGAGGCGATCGAGTTCATCGCGCGCCATGGCTCCGGCCTTGCCGACGCGATCGTCACCGCCGACAAGGATGCCGCCGCGCGCTTCCAGCGCGAGGTCGATTCGGCCACGGTTTACGTCAACGCCTCGACGCGCTTCACCGACGGCTGCGAGTTCGGCTTCGGTGCCGAAACCGGGATCTCGACCAACCGTCTCCATGCGCGCGGCCCAATGGGGTTGCGCGAACTGACGATCTACAAGTATCTCATCGAGGGCAGCGGCCAGGTACGAAATTGA
- the nadD gene encoding nicotinate-nucleotide adenylyltransferase, with the protein MRVGLLGGSFNPIHFGHLRSAEEVREALGLDLVYFVPAASPPHKPGEGLAPAEHRLAMVRLATKGNRHFMVSDLEIRRGGRSYTIDTVRYFLATLRAPATLFLMMGADAFAELDTWKDCDELVRLTSIVVHSRQSAEGEPSRLSLAAVKRFGYVQRDDHYVHPSGQTLSFVATTILPISATLIREKLRRRQSVRYLMPGDVVDYIERHGLY; encoded by the coding sequence ATGCGCGTAGGACTACTCGGCGGCAGCTTCAACCCGATCCACTTCGGCCATCTGCGCTCGGCCGAGGAGGTGCGCGAGGCGCTCGGGCTCGACCTCGTTTACTTCGTGCCCGCCGCCTCGCCGCCGCACAAGCCGGGCGAGGGACTTGCGCCGGCCGAGCATCGGCTCGCGATGGTGCGGCTGGCGACCAAGGGCAACCGCCACTTCATGGTCTCCGATCTCGAGATCCGGCGCGGCGGCCGTTCCTACACGATCGACACGGTGCGCTACTTCCTTGCCACCCTGCGCGCTCCGGCGACCCTGTTCCTCATGATGGGGGCCGACGCGTTTGCCGAACTCGACACCTGGAAGGATTGCGACGAGCTGGTGCGACTGACTTCGATCGTAGTGCACAGCCGCCAATCCGCGGAGGGCGAGCCGTCGCGGCTCTCGCTTGCGGCGGTCAAGCGCTTTGGTTATGTTCAGAGAGACGATCACTACGTGCATCCGAGCGGGCAAACGCTGTCCTTCGTAGCCACGACGATTTTGCCGATTTCGGCCACGCTCATCCGCGAGAAGCTCCGCCGCCGCCAGTCCGTGCGTTACCTGATGCCGGGCGACGTGGTGGACTACATCGAGCGCCACGGACTGTACTGA
- the rsfS gene encoding ribosome silencing factor, with product MTALEKAIAIAQAALEKKAYDLVVLEVEHLSSIADYFLVATGRSDVQVRAIARGVEERMAREGERPLSVEGVGHGHWAVLDFNDVVVHIFFEETREFYRLERNWLDARELALPEPYRSQARDLRLRALG from the coding sequence GTGACCGCACTCGAGAAGGCAATCGCGATCGCCCAGGCCGCGCTTGAGAAGAAGGCCTACGACCTCGTGGTGCTCGAGGTCGAGCATCTAAGTTCAATCGCCGACTATTTCCTGGTTGCGACCGGGCGCTCCGACGTCCAGGTGCGCGCCATCGCCCGTGGCGTCGAGGAGCGCATGGCGCGCGAGGGCGAGCGCCCGCTGTCGGTCGAGGGCGTCGGCCACGGCCACTGGGCGGTGCTCGACTTCAACGACGTCGTGGTCCACATCTTCTTCGAGGAGACGCGCGAGTTCTACCGCCTCGAGCGCAACTGGCTCGACGCGCGCGAACTCGCACTGCCCGAACCCTACCGCAGTCAGGCGCGCGACCTGCGCCTGCGCGCGCTCGGCTGA
- a CDS encoding alpha/beta fold hydrolase, giving the protein MAQWKTELIPPAPRIAVDHMGEGPLVICLHGIGGNRTNWHDQLPDFARRFRAASWDGRGYGMSDDYPGPLDFHDFARDLARVLDHFCARKAHLVGLSMGGLIIMDFHAMYPERVATLTVCDSLPGFADLSPAQRAEFIRLRKEPLVQGKEPRDIAPAVARTLVSPSAVAGSYERLVASMSALHKESYIKTIEGMVNSGLQIELEKIRVPTHVVVGEDDRLTPPALSRAMAGRIANAKLSVIKNAGHLANIEQPHAFNEAVLAFLLEHRAAAA; this is encoded by the coding sequence ATGGCACAATGGAAGACCGAACTGATCCCGCCCGCGCCGCGCATCGCCGTCGACCACATGGGCGAGGGCCCGCTGGTGATTTGCCTGCACGGAATCGGCGGCAACCGCACGAACTGGCACGACCAGCTTCCCGACTTCGCGCGCCGTTTCCGCGCCGCGTCGTGGGACGGGCGCGGTTACGGGATGAGCGACGATTACCCCGGGCCGCTCGACTTCCATGACTTCGCTCGCGATCTCGCGCGCGTCCTCGACCATTTCTGCGCGCGCAAGGCGCACCTGGTCGGGCTTTCGATGGGCGGACTCATAATCATGGACTTCCACGCGATGTATCCGGAACGGGTGGCGACGCTGACCGTCTGCGACTCGCTGCCCGGGTTCGCCGACCTCTCGCCCGCGCAGCGCGCGGAGTTCATCCGCCTGCGCAAGGAGCCGCTGGTACAGGGCAAGGAGCCCAGAGACATCGCGCCGGCAGTGGCGCGTACGCTGGTCAGCCCGTCGGCGGTCGCCGGCTCCTACGAGCGGCTGGTCGCCTCGATGAGCGCGCTGCACAAGGAATCCTACATCAAGACGATCGAGGGGATGGTGAATTCGGGGCTGCAGATCGAACTGGAGAAAATCCGCGTGCCGACGCACGTCGTGGTCGGCGAGGACGACCGGCTTACGCCGCCGGCGTTGTCGCGCGCGATGGCGGGGCGGATTGCGAACGCGAAGCTGAGCGTGATCAAGAACGCCGGCCATCTCGCCAATATCGAACAGCCGCACGCGTTCAACGAGGCGGTGCTCGCCTTCCTGCTCGAGCATCGCGCCGCCGCGGCCTGA
- a CDS encoding class I SAM-dependent methyltransferase gives MGEAANSVERQFRRNPDSFARMPADADSLHYMVSISGVARTDRVLDVACGPGGCTIAFAARCARAVGLDVSPALAGSARAEAARRRVANADFVAGEVEAMPFADGAFDAAVCRFAFHHCVNPGRVFAEMARVVARRAWMVVVDVTAAEDAAKAALHNEFERLCDPTHGRTLAASEFERMFAAHGFRVAMEIARKARSTAENWMRLGGAPPENLTKLRAMLEDALDGDRAGLSLMRDGDTIRLIHTSMSFVLERG, from the coding sequence ATGGGCGAGGCTGCCAACAGCGTCGAGCGACAATTCCGCCGCAATCCCGATTCGTTCGCGCGGATGCCGGCCGACGCCGACTCTCTGCATTACATGGTTTCGATCTCGGGCGTCGCCCGGACCGACCGCGTGCTCGACGTCGCCTGTGGCCCCGGAGGATGCACGATAGCCTTCGCCGCGCGATGCGCCCGCGCGGTCGGGCTCGACGTCTCGCCGGCGCTCGCCGGCAGCGCGCGCGCGGAGGCGGCGCGCCGCCGCGTCGCTAATGCCGACTTTGTGGCGGGCGAGGTCGAGGCGATGCCGTTTGCCGACGGCGCCTTCGACGCGGCGGTCTGCCGCTTCGCCTTTCATCACTGCGTCAATCCCGGGCGCGTGTTTGCCGAGATGGCGCGGGTGGTGGCGCGGCGCGCGTGGATGGTGGTGGTGGACGTGACCGCCGCCGAGGATGCGGCCAAGGCCGCACTACACAATGAGTTCGAGCGGCTGTGCGATCCGACCCACGGGCGGACGCTTGCGGCCTCGGAGTTCGAGCGGATGTTCGCCGCGCACGGCTTTCGGGTGGCGATGGAGATCGCGCGCAAGGCGCGCTCCACGGCGGAGAACTGGATGCGCTTGGGCGGGGCGCCGCCCGAGAACCTCACGAAGCTGCGCGCAATGCTCGAAGACGCGCTCGACGGCGACCGCGCCGGGCTTTCGCTCATGCGCGACGGCGACACGATTCGCCTCATCCATACCAGCATGAGCTTCGTCCTGGAGCGCGGATGA
- a CDS encoding methyltransferase domain-containing protein yields the protein MTEDRPDNLLEVQRQFRRQAEAYSTMKVVTDPRILESMVELSGAAPDARVLDVASGPGYVAMAFAAKCRAVIGIDATDRLVARARAEAAPRGINNVTFMLGDVERMPFAAGEFQATACRFAFHHFAHPKAVLAEMARVLRPGGRMVIVDMMTSEDPAQSDYHNRIERLCDPSHARALPVSEWERMFADAGLEVIHRGGRETHYDLESWMAHGGPPPERRAQIYEMMEASLETDRSGLKVRRQNGQIWFSHTGVTYVAAKAIVQAR from the coding sequence ATGACCGAGGATCGACCCGACAACCTCCTTGAAGTCCAGCGCCAATTTCGCCGCCAGGCCGAGGCGTACTCGACGATGAAGGTCGTTACCGACCCGCGCATCCTCGAAAGCATGGTCGAGCTATCGGGCGCGGCGCCGGATGCGCGCGTACTTGACGTCGCCAGCGGGCCGGGCTACGTCGCGATGGCGTTCGCGGCGAAGTGCCGCGCGGTGATCGGAATCGACGCGACCGACCGCCTGGTCGCGCGCGCCCGGGCGGAGGCCGCGCCCCGCGGCATCAACAACGTCACCTTCATGCTGGGCGACGTCGAGCGGATGCCGTTTGCCGCTGGCGAGTTTCAAGCTACCGCCTGCCGCTTCGCATTCCATCATTTCGCCCATCCGAAAGCGGTGCTGGCCGAGATGGCGCGGGTGCTGCGGCCGGGCGGGCGGATGGTGATCGTCGACATGATGACCTCCGAGGACCCCGCGCAATCCGACTATCACAACCGCATAGAACGACTGTGCGACCCGTCGCACGCGCGGGCACTGCCGGTCTCCGAGTGGGAGCGGATGTTTGCCGACGCCGGGCTCGAAGTCATCCATCGTGGCGGGCGCGAGACGCACTACGACCTCGAGTCATGGATGGCGCATGGCGGCCCGCCGCCCGAGCGCCGCGCGCAGATCTACGAGATGATGGAGGCGTCACTGGAGACCGACCGCTCGGGGCTCAAGGTGCGCCGCCAAAATGGGCAGATCTGGTTCAGCCACACCGGCGTGACGTACGTAGCAGCCAAGGCAATTGTCCAAGCGAGGTAG
- a CDS encoding amidohydrolase family protein, whose amino-acid sequence MLDLVIRGGKVVTPQGVGNWAIGIKGEKIVFVGTDEQAPAAGRTIDAGGKIVVPGGIEPHAHLDIYDLTNPDYGKNTLGPEEDTRGMAFGGTTTHLDFCFIEPGMNPIEAIEQRAARWKGQSYVDYSFHVGLMGALPLSVFDQIDDIVKQGFPSFKVFTTDVMPPHPKRVRVRLDMGRIQLAMERVARAGGIMVVHAEDDDLVQFNYERFAAEGRTEGWNMHLVHTKLSEELAFERVIGLARASGAGVYFVHTSAREGVEAVAEARGRNLPVYCETLHHYACFSHEDYRTPRGFCYHTYPSLKGPDDNKALWDGLVNDAVSTTATDEFPTTLEHKLAGKRIDNVTGGNLGAEARMGIVYTEGVVRRGMTLERFAAVTSTNAARILGLYPRKGAIAAGSDADIVLIDPSIRKTLSKEDFHVSDYSPWEGWKVEGWPVTTILRGKVIVENGRLGAELAYGQLIPRKVDPAVLRRPAS is encoded by the coding sequence ATGTTGGACCTGGTGATCCGCGGCGGCAAGGTCGTGACTCCGCAGGGGGTCGGCAACTGGGCGATCGGAATCAAGGGCGAGAAGATCGTATTCGTCGGGACCGACGAGCAGGCTCCCGCGGCGGGCCGCACGATCGACGCCGGCGGCAAGATCGTCGTCCCCGGCGGCATCGAGCCGCACGCCCATCTGGACATCTACGACCTCACCAATCCGGACTACGGTAAGAACACGCTCGGTCCGGAAGAGGACACGCGGGGGATGGCTTTCGGCGGCACCACCACCCATCTCGATTTCTGCTTCATCGAGCCCGGGATGAATCCGATCGAGGCAATCGAGCAGCGCGCCGCGCGCTGGAAGGGGCAATCATACGTCGATTACTCATTTCATGTCGGCCTGATGGGGGCCCTGCCGCTGAGCGTTTTCGATCAGATAGACGACATCGTCAAGCAAGGCTTTCCGAGCTTCAAGGTCTTCACCACTGACGTGATGCCGCCGCATCCGAAGCGCGTCCGCGTACGGCTCGACATGGGCCGAATCCAGCTCGCGATGGAGCGGGTCGCGCGGGCCGGTGGAATCATGGTGGTGCACGCCGAGGACGACGACCTGGTGCAGTTCAACTACGAACGCTTCGCCGCAGAGGGGCGCACCGAGGGCTGGAACATGCATTTGGTCCATACCAAGTTGTCCGAAGAGCTCGCTTTCGAGCGCGTGATCGGGCTAGCGCGCGCGAGCGGCGCCGGAGTCTATTTCGTCCACACCTCGGCACGCGAGGGAGTCGAGGCGGTGGCCGAGGCCCGCGGGCGCAATCTGCCGGTTTATTGCGAGACGCTCCATCATTACGCCTGCTTCTCGCACGAGGATTACCGCACGCCGCGCGGCTTCTGCTACCACACCTATCCGTCGCTCAAGGGGCCGGACGACAACAAGGCGCTGTGGGACGGGCTTGTCAACGACGCGGTTTCGACCACCGCGACCGACGAGTTCCCGACCACGTTGGAGCACAAGCTCGCCGGCAAGCGGATCGACAACGTCACCGGCGGCAACCTCGGCGCCGAGGCGCGGATGGGAATCGTGTACACCGAGGGCGTGGTGCGCCGCGGGATGACGCTGGAGCGGTTTGCGGCGGTGACCTCGACCAATGCCGCACGCATCCTCGGACTCTATCCGCGCAAAGGCGCGATCGCCGCCGGCAGCGACGCCGACATCGTGCTCATCGATCCTTCAATCAGAAAGACGCTCAGCAAAGAAGATTTCCACGTCAGCGACTACAGCCCGTGGGAGGGATGGAAGGTCGAGGGATGGCCAGTGACGACGATTCTGCGTGGCAAGGTGATCGTAGAGAACGGGAGGCTCGGTGCGGAGCTGGCTTACGGCCAGCTCATCCCGCGCAAGGTCGATCCGGCAGTGCTGCGCCGCCCGGCGAGCTGA
- a CDS encoding acyl-CoA dehydrogenase family protein → MKPSAEEIAGRIEAIAPILAANAPACVEARRVVPESMKAMVEAGLFRICQPARVGGYELGLRVQSETITALSQICPSSGWIVMVMGAHHFCLASWPEPAQEEIFGGGRDGLVSGTLAWQGKARAVEGGYRVDGRWQFCSGVDNSNWVILGCGDAEGGGPGVHVVVPREEIVVDDTWHVLGMEGTGSKDVVAKDLFVPAYRAIDTRQLMTGSSPHTLNHQSPVYRVSADSMLSSSVPAAVLGSARFALEKFIERTKERRVIVTGARKAEHGPTQLRLAESMAEIQCAELLLRDAIDLMGEVARSGHRATDMGYRARVKWQAAYSAELCRRAVARLFSGSGAHAIYDSAPLQAAFRNVNVGAQHASIDFDTSGELYGRMRLGLLSSQQS, encoded by the coding sequence ATGAAACCGTCAGCTGAAGAGATCGCAGGGCGCATCGAAGCGATCGCGCCCATCCTTGCTGCCAACGCCCCGGCCTGCGTCGAGGCGCGCCGCGTCGTGCCCGAAAGCATGAAGGCAATGGTCGAGGCGGGGCTGTTCCGGATTTGTCAGCCGGCGCGCGTCGGCGGCTATGAGCTCGGCCTGCGCGTGCAGTCCGAAACCATCACCGCGCTCTCGCAGATCTGCCCGTCCAGCGGATGGATCGTGATGGTGATGGGGGCGCATCATTTCTGTCTCGCCTCGTGGCCCGAGCCCGCGCAGGAGGAGATCTTCGGCGGCGGGCGCGACGGCTTGGTCTCGGGCACGCTCGCATGGCAGGGCAAGGCGCGCGCGGTCGAGGGCGGCTACCGCGTGGACGGGCGCTGGCAGTTCTGCTCGGGCGTGGACAACTCGAACTGGGTGATCCTCGGATGCGGCGACGCCGAGGGCGGTGGGCCGGGCGTACACGTCGTGGTACCGCGCGAGGAGATCGTCGTCGATGACACCTGGCACGTGCTCGGGATGGAAGGCACCGGGAGCAAAGACGTGGTGGCGAAGGATCTCTTTGTCCCGGCCTATCGCGCGATCGACACGCGCCAGCTGATGACCGGCTCGTCGCCCCATACGCTGAATCACCAAAGCCCGGTTTATCGGGTGTCGGCAGACTCGATGCTGTCGTCGTCGGTGCCGGCGGCGGTGCTGGGTTCGGCCAGATTCGCGCTGGAGAAATTCATCGAGCGGACCAAAGAGCGGCGGGTGATCGTCACTGGCGCGCGCAAGGCCGAGCACGGGCCGACCCAGCTTCGGCTCGCCGAGTCGATGGCGGAAATCCAGTGCGCGGAGCTTCTGCTGCGCGACGCGATCGACCTGATGGGCGAGGTCGCGCGCTCGGGCCACCGCGCGACCGACATGGGCTACCGCGCGCGGGTCAAATGGCAGGCGGCGTACTCGGCCGAGCTTTGCCGGCGCGCGGTGGCGCGCCTGTTCTCCGGCTCGGGCGCGCACGCGATCTACGATTCGGCGCCGCTCCAGGCGGCCTTCCGTAACGTCAATGTCGGCGCTCAACACGCGAGCATCGACTTCGACACCTCGGGCGAGCTGTACGGCCGGATGCGCCTGGGGCTGCTGTCGAGCCAGCAGAGCTGA
- a CDS encoding DHA2 family efflux MFS transporter permease subunit, which translates to MSAAPREVPPSPAEHYAASGKWLVALAAMLATVMEVLDTTIANVALDHIRGGLAAGVDEATWVLTSYIVSNAIVIPLTGWFGNYFGRKKFFNFSILLFTASSLMCGLAPNLQSLVFFRIVQGAGGGALMPMSQAVLMETFAPEEQGMAMAVWGLGMMLGPVMGPVFGGWITDNYSWRWIFLINVPVGLFASFLVTVILEDPHYIKRKISRIDWWGFVLMALGIGALQIVLDKGERADWFSSPLITTLAAVGVAGLLLFVARELTVKEPVVDLSVFTNRTFAIGTAMTTFVMFGLYGTFVLIPLYCQLAQGYTPLLAGKVLSIQSLGTFGAIMAAGRLFNRVDPRLMVSSGCLMAGIGTWYMGEFNPQIDFWNIAWPGLIRGIGSGMIFIPLTTVALGAVRREQMGNASGLFNMVRSVGGSVGIALLITMLSRNQQTHQSHLVEHLNLFNPRLQSAFALAASGAIPGLGRNHAPVFGMMYGEVQRQALVLSFLDDFRLIAMIFFALVPMVYLMRRPGAAAPATAAH; encoded by the coding sequence ATGTCCGCCGCCCCGCGCGAAGTTCCGCCCTCGCCCGCAGAGCATTACGCCGCCTCCGGCAAATGGCTGGTTGCGCTGGCCGCCATGCTGGCGACCGTGATGGAGGTGCTTGACACCACGATCGCCAACGTCGCGCTCGACCATATCCGCGGCGGTTTGGCGGCCGGGGTCGACGAGGCAACCTGGGTCCTGACGTCGTACATCGTGAGCAACGCGATCGTAATCCCGCTCACCGGATGGTTCGGCAATTACTTCGGGCGCAAGAAATTCTTCAACTTCTCGATCCTGCTCTTTACCGCGAGCTCGCTGATGTGCGGGCTGGCGCCCAATCTCCAGAGCCTGGTCTTCTTCCGCATCGTGCAGGGCGCCGGCGGCGGCGCGCTGATGCCGATGTCGCAGGCGGTCCTGATGGAGACCTTTGCGCCCGAGGAGCAGGGGATGGCGATGGCGGTGTGGGGGCTGGGGATGATGCTGGGGCCGGTGATGGGCCCGGTCTTCGGCGGCTGGATCACCGACAACTACAGCTGGCGCTGGATCTTCCTGATAAACGTGCCCGTGGGCCTGTTCGCCTCCTTCCTCGTCACCGTCATCCTCGAGGACCCGCACTACATCAAGCGCAAGATCAGCAGGATCGACTGGTGGGGCTTCGTCCTGATGGCGCTCGGGATCGGCGCGCTCCAGATCGTGCTCGACAAAGGCGAGCGCGCCGACTGGTTTAGCTCGCCCCTAATCACGACGCTCGCCGCGGTCGGCGTGGCGGGGCTGCTGCTGTTCGTCGCGCGCGAGCTGACGGTCAAGGAGCCGGTGGTCGATCTCAGTGTCTTCACCAACCGCACCTTCGCCATCGGCACCGCGATGACGACCTTCGTGATGTTCGGGCTGTATGGCACCTTCGTGCTGATCCCGCTCTACTGCCAGCTCGCGCAGGGCTACACCCCGCTGCTCGCGGGCAAGGTGCTCTCGATCCAGAGCCTGGGGACGTTCGGCGCGATCATGGCGGCCGGGCGGCTGTTCAACCGCGTCGATCCGCGCCTGATGGTGTCGTCGGGATGCCTGATGGCGGGGATCGGCACCTGGTACATGGGCGAGTTCAACCCCCAGATCGACTTCTGGAATATCGCCTGGCCCGGGCTGATCCGGGGCATCGGCTCCGGAATGATCTTCATCCCGCTGACGACCGTCGCGCTCGGCGCGGTCAGGCGCGAGCAGATGGGCAACGCGTCGGGGCTGTTCAACATGGTGCGCTCGGTGGGCGGCAGCGTCGGCATCGCGCTGCTCATCACGATGCTCTCGCGCAACCAACAGACCCATCAGAGCCACCTCGTCGAGCACCTCAACCTGTTCAATCCGCGGCTCCAGAGCGCCTTCGCGCTCGCCGCCTCGGGCGCGATCCCCGGGCTCGGCCGCAATCACGCGCCGGTGTTCGGGATGATGTACGGCGAGGTGCAGCGACAGGCGCTGGTGCTGTCGTTCCTCGACGACTTCCGGCTGATCGCGATGATCTTCTTCGCGCTGGTGCCGATGGTGTACCTGATGCGCCGTCCGGGCGCGGCCGCGCCCGCCACCGCCGCGCACTAG
- a CDS encoding pyridoxamine 5'-phosphate oxidase family protein, with amino-acid sequence MALDATQKEKLAALLAQEHVAVLVTQGDEWPTANLQAFAETPELDIIFIMAADSEKFQNLLKRPSATVLVDNRDKGQVSSFEVIRAWLQGVASEVARGGSEWESLKATFLKKNAFEEPFFKNDGLRMVRIRPRRVSYANALRDRFKAEA; translated from the coding sequence GTGGCACTGGACGCGACCCAGAAGGAAAAGCTCGCCGCGCTGCTCGCCCAGGAGCACGTCGCGGTGCTCGTCACCCAGGGCGACGAATGGCCGACCGCCAACCTGCAGGCGTTTGCCGAGACGCCCGAGCTCGACATCATCTTCATCATGGCCGCCGACAGCGAGAAGTTTCAGAACCTGCTCAAGCGGCCGAGCGCGACCGTGCTGGTGGACAACCGCGACAAGGGCCAGGTATCGAGCTTCGAGGTCATCCGCGCCTGGCTCCAGGGCGTGGCGAGCGAGGTCGCGCGCGGAGGCTCCGAGTGGGAGTCGCTCAAGGCGACCTTCCTGAAGAAGAACGCGTTCGAGGAGCCGTTCTTCAAGAACGACGGGCTGCGGATGGTGCGGATCCGGCCGCGGCGCGTCTCCTACGCCAACGCGCTGCGCGACCGCTTCAAAGCCGAGGCGTAG
- a CDS encoding radical SAM protein, with amino-acid sequence MRRYSETRATRALTPTGGFLGGFTHSLNPYVGCAFGDNGGCPFCYVRALPVARAGAGPWGAWVIAKSNLRELLARELEALAAADKLARTTIFMSSATDPYQGVERRMRLTRGALELFARRPPRRLLLQTRSPMIERDLDLLVRLGPRMIASITVETDDEQVRRAFTPTSPSIARRLAAARRLRAAGVFVQLAVAPMLPNDPERLAELADAAADRVVIDTYFDGDGSGGQRSRALGMGELYERLGYGGWFRPGAEGALMAAMRARLGKSRVLFSRDGFSAV; translated from the coding sequence ATGCGGCGGTACTCGGAGACGCGGGCGACGCGGGCGCTCACGCCGACCGGCGGCTTCCTTGGCGGCTTTACGCACTCGCTCAACCCGTACGTCGGATGCGCGTTCGGCGACAACGGCGGATGCCCGTTCTGCTACGTGCGGGCGCTGCCGGTGGCGCGTGCGGGAGCGGGGCCGTGGGGCGCATGGGTCATCGCCAAGTCTAATCTGCGCGAGCTGCTGGCGCGCGAGCTCGAGGCGCTTGCAGCGGCGGACAAGCTCGCGCGCACCACGATTTTCATGTCGAGCGCTACCGACCCCTACCAGGGAGTGGAGCGGCGGATGCGGCTGACGCGCGGCGCACTCGAGCTGTTCGCGCGCCGTCCGCCGCGCCGCCTGCTGCTCCAGACGCGCAGCCCGATGATCGAGCGCGACCTCGATTTGCTCGTGCGGCTCGGCCCGCGCATGATCGCGTCGATTACGGTCGAGACCGACGACGAACAGGTGCGCCGCGCGTTTACGCCGACCTCGCCGTCGATCGCGCGGCGGCTGGCTGCGGCGCGGCGGCTGCGCGCCGCGGGCGTATTCGTGCAACTCGCGGTCGCGCCGATGTTACCTAACGATCCGGAGCGCCTGGCCGAGCTTGCCGATGCCGCCGCCGACCGCGTGGTTATCGACACCTATTTCGACGGCGACGGCTCGGGCGGTCAGCGCTCGCGCGCACTGGGAATGGGCGAGCTGTACGAGCGGCTGGGCTACGGCGGGTGGTTTCGCCCAGGTGCGGAGGGGGCGCTGATGGCTGCGATGCGGGCGCGGCTGGGCAAGAGCCGGGTGCTGTTCAGCCGCGACGGCTTCAGCGCGGTGTAG